GCTGGTCGATATCTCCGGATCGTCGCCAGTGCTGCTGCGCAATAAATTGATCCGCGTGGGCGCGAATGGTTCGCTGGATCTCGATGCGGCCAAACTCGACGCCAATAACCTTTATGCCACCTGGACAGGAGGTGGCAGCCTGGGAACAGACGGCATGAAGATCAAGATCACCGATGATGACCAGATCATCGCCGGCGAAATTGCGGAAAAAATCGAGGAGAAAATAGAAGCGTCCAACAATCGCGTTGCCTGCGCCGCGTTAGATAGCGCGCACGTCATCGAGGTGTGCCGCAACAAGGACACGTACCTCAGCGTGAAAACAGTGGAGATCGCCGCGTAAATGGCTATCAAAATCGTCCGGCGCAGATCTGATCATGCGGTGCTGTTTGCAGCGCCCGTGCTCGCGCTCGGCGACACAATGGTGACCGGCGATGGTTGGACGTGCAAGAACCTGGATGTGACGCTGCTGGAAATCCTTGAAGTCGACGGCCTGCCGGAATTTTATGTTGCCGGCGGATGGACATACGACAACGGCGCATGGACACCGAATAGCACCGGCAATCAATACATGCTGCCAGCAAAACGCGCCGCAAAAATAGCCGAACTCGAAGCCGCGCGCCTGGCGTTGGAATACTCCGACATCACGCACGCCGGGCAAACCTGGAAAACAGACACAGACGCGCGCGCCCTGCTCGCGCAAGTGCTGTCACCCGGCAGCGTCCGGGCCAATGCCTACTGGCGCGATGCCGCCGGAGCAAAACACACTATGACATACGCAGACCTGCAAGCGCTCGGCCGCGCGATATCCGACCGTGGCTATGACGCCGATGAAACGCTGGAAACCAAAAAAGCCGCAGTGGCAGCAGCCGCAACGGCAGAAGAGATCGATTCGATTACATGGGAGAGTTAAACGGGACAATTTAGTATAGCCGCGATGTTGAATGCTCTTAAAGTACCGCGCTGGATTTATTCCGGCGGCGTTCCGGTTGGATTGACCGATCCAGATACTGGTTTAGCCGTGCC
The nucleotide sequence above comes from Gammaproteobacteria bacterium. Encoded proteins:
- a CDS encoding DUF4376 domain-containing protein, whose product is MAIKIVRRRSDHAVLFAAPVLALGDTMVTGDGWTCKNLDVTLLEILEVDGLPEFYVAGGWTYDNGAWTPNSTGNQYMLPAKRAAKIAELEAARLALEYSDITHAGQTWKTDTDARALLAQVLSPGSVRANAYWRDAAGAKHTMTYADLQALGRAISDRGYDADETLETKKAAVAAAATAEEIDSITWES